The following proteins are encoded in a genomic region of Mycobacterium kiyosense:
- a CDS encoding hypothetical protein (frameshifted, insertion at around 4784570), whose protein sequence is MTDVDTRRPVLARLIRWFAVPIIIGWIALTVVVNMIAPQLEVVGERHAAPMAPMDAPSMKAMMRQGHNFKEFDSNSTVTIVLEGEHELGEAAHRFYDQIIAKLKKDPEHVQHIQDFWSDRLTAAGVQSADAKGAYVILNLAGEQGTTLANESVEAVRKVVASTQAPPGVQAYVTGSTAHSYDEYMIGNASMNKITLFTLAAIAIMLFLVYRSIGTTLIQLFMTLVELAVSRGVIAVLGNYGFIELAVFATALLTMLAIAAGTDYGIFLIGRYQEARTAGEDRETAYYTTFHAVSPVVLGSGLTIAGAAYCLSFTRLPWFTTMGLPVAIGMLVVVAAALTLGPAVLTVASRIGLLEPKKAHQGRLWRRLGTAVVRWPLPILAASAVAVLIGMIALPGYKTLYSERYYLPDSAPGNVGYAAAQRHFSEGRLNPDSLMIEADHDMRNPADMLVLDRVAQERAAGPRHCDGAGHHATTGHSDRTQLDTVPDEHAEPDDDAEHGISAGADERHTQDGRRTTGIDRLPAADV, encoded by the coding sequence ATGACCGACGTTGATACCAGGCGGCCCGTCCTGGCCCGCCTGATCCGTTGGTTTGCGGTGCCGATCATCATCGGTTGGATCGCGCTGACCGTCGTCGTCAACATGATTGCGCCGCAGTTGGAAGTGGTCGGAGAGCGGCACGCGGCGCCGATGGCACCCATGGATGCGCCGTCGATGAAAGCGATGATGCGCCAGGGCCACAACTTCAAGGAATTCGATTCCAACAGTACGGTCACGATCGTCCTGGAAGGTGAACACGAACTCGGCGAGGCGGCGCACCGTTTCTACGACCAAATCATCGCAAAGTTGAAGAAGGACCCCGAGCATGTGCAACACATTCAGGACTTCTGGAGCGATCGGCTAACCGCGGCCGGAGTCCAAAGCGCCGACGCCAAAGGCGCCTACGTGATCCTGAATCTCGCCGGCGAGCAAGGCACGACGCTGGCGAACGAGTCCGTCGAAGCCGTCCGTAAGGTCGTCGCTTCCACGCAGGCCCCGCCGGGTGTGCAGGCCTACGTCACCGGCTCAACTGCGCACAGCTATGACGAGTACATGATCGGCAACGCAAGCATGAACAAGATCACCCTGTTCACGCTTGCCGCGATAGCGATCATGTTGTTCCTGGTCTACCGCTCGATCGGGACCACATTGATCCAGCTCTTCATGACCCTGGTCGAATTGGCGGTATCCCGGGGCGTGATCGCGGTGTTGGGTAATTACGGATTCATCGAGCTTGCGGTATTCGCGACGGCGCTGCTGACCATGTTGGCCATCGCCGCCGGAACCGACTACGGAATATTCCTGATCGGACGTTACCAAGAGGCACGCACGGCAGGTGAAGACCGAGAGACGGCTTACTACACCACTTTTCACGCAGTCAGTCCCGTCGTACTGGGTTCGGGTTTGACGATCGCGGGAGCGGCGTATTGCCTGAGCTTCACCCGACTGCCCTGGTTCACCACAATGGGTTTGCCGGTCGCAATCGGCATGTTGGTCGTCGTCGCCGCCGCGCTCACCCTGGGTCCGGCCGTGCTCACGGTGGCCAGCCGCATCGGCCTATTGGAGCCCAAGAAGGCGCATCAGGGTCGATTGTGGCGACGGTTGGGTACCGCCGTGGTGCGCTGGCCCCTGCCGATCCTTGCCGCCAGTGCGGTGGCCGTCCTGATCGGGATGATCGCATTGCCGGGATACAAGACGCTGTACAGCGAACGCTACTATTTGCCCGACAGTGCCCCGGGCAACGTCGGGTATGCGGCCGCGCAGCGCCATTTCTCGGAGGGGCGGCTCAATCCCGACTCGCTGATGATCGAAGCCGACCACGATATGCGCAACCCCGCCGACATGCTGGTGCTGGACAGAGTGGCCCAAGAACGTGCAGCGGGTCCCAGGCATTGTGATGGTGCAGGACATCACGCGACCACTGGGCATTCCGATCGAACACAGCTCGATACCGTTCCTGATGAGCATGCAGAGCCAGACGACGATGCAGAACATGGCATTTCTGCGGGAGCGGATGAACGACATACTCAAGATGGCCGACGAACAACAGGTATCGATCGATTACCTGCAGCGGATGTATGA
- a CDS encoding short-chain dehydrogenase, producing the protein MSIPAPKPNSAAFVTGASSGIGRAFAEELAGRGHNLVLVARRRARLETLAADLRTRHGIRADILACDLSDPLDRARMLVDLGALDYQLDALILCAGFGMVGPYLDHDVDRLITMVRTNVEATVALTRELAPPMVSRGHGAILLVSSMAGNQPMPYFAPYAATKAAITSLGEALHSELKPAGITVTVLAPANVDTEFAETANASRQTNRQPAFLTATAEECARAGMKALQDGRRQLVPLPQAAAFAWLAAHLPRRIWFRACRTMLR; encoded by the coding sequence ATGAGTATTCCTGCACCCAAACCGAATTCGGCGGCATTCGTCACCGGAGCGTCGTCGGGAATAGGTCGGGCATTTGCCGAAGAACTCGCCGGCCGCGGCCACAATCTCGTACTGGTGGCCCGCCGCCGTGCCCGCCTGGAGACGCTGGCGGCCGACCTTCGGACCCGGCACGGAATCCGGGCCGACATCCTGGCCTGCGATCTTTCCGATCCGCTGGACCGCGCACGCATGTTGGTCGATCTCGGCGCCCTGGATTATCAACTCGACGCCCTGATCCTGTGCGCCGGATTCGGGATGGTCGGCCCCTATCTGGATCACGATGTCGACCGGCTGATCACCATGGTGCGCACCAACGTCGAGGCAACCGTTGCCCTGACCCGCGAATTGGCCCCGCCGATGGTCAGCCGCGGACACGGAGCAATATTGCTGGTCTCCTCGATGGCCGGTAACCAGCCGATGCCCTACTTCGCGCCGTACGCGGCCACCAAGGCCGCGATCACGTCGCTGGGTGAAGCGCTGCACAGCGAACTCAAACCGGCCGGAATTACCGTGACGGTGCTCGCACCGGCGAACGTCGACACCGAGTTCGCGGAGACGGCCAATGCCTCGCGCCAGACCAATCGTCAACCCGCGTTTCTGACAGCTACCGCCGAAGAATGCGCGCGGGCAGGCATGAAAGCCCTGCAGGACGGCAGGCGACAGCTGGTGCCGCTGCCCCAGGCCGCCGCCTTCGCATGGCTCGCCGCCCACCTGCCGCGGCGGATCTGGTTCCGTGCCTGCCGCACAATGCTGCGTTGA
- the fadE3 gene encoding acyl-CoA dehydrogenase, protein MSSALSDEESLLVETVRAFVDRDVKPTVRDVEHANEYPEKWIEQMKQIGIYGLAVPEEYGGSPVSTPCYVLVTQELARGWMSLAGAMGGHTVVAKLLTLFGTEEQKKTYLPAMASGEVRATMALTEPGGGSDLQNMATTAVSDGDDLVIGGTKTWISNARRSGLIALLCKTDPKATPRHAGISVVLVEHGPGLTVSRDLPKLGYKGVESCELSFDGYRISKSAILGGTPGKGFAQMMKGLETGRIQVAARALGVATAALQDALAYAQQRESFGKPIWKHQSVGNYLADMATKLTAARQLTLHAAERYDRGERCDMEAGMAKLFSSEVAMEIALDAVRIHGGYGYSTEFDVERYFRDAPLMIVGEGTNEIQRNVIAAQLVARGGI, encoded by the coding sequence GTGAGCTCTGCGTTGAGCGACGAGGAAAGCCTGCTGGTAGAGACGGTCCGGGCGTTTGTCGATCGCGACGTCAAGCCGACGGTCCGCGATGTCGAACACGCCAACGAGTATCCCGAGAAGTGGATCGAGCAAATGAAGCAGATCGGGATCTACGGGCTGGCCGTCCCCGAGGAATACGGTGGCTCGCCGGTATCGACGCCGTGCTATGTGCTGGTGACCCAGGAATTGGCGCGCGGCTGGATGAGCCTGGCCGGCGCGATGGGTGGGCACACCGTGGTGGCCAAGCTGCTGACCTTATTCGGCACCGAGGAACAGAAGAAGACCTATCTTCCGGCCATGGCGTCCGGCGAGGTGCGCGCGACGATGGCATTGACCGAACCCGGCGGGGGCTCCGACTTGCAGAACATGGCCACCACCGCGGTATCAGACGGGGACGATCTGGTTATCGGGGGCACCAAGACCTGGATCTCCAACGCACGTCGCTCGGGGCTGATCGCCCTGCTCTGCAAAACCGACCCCAAGGCCACACCGCGGCACGCCGGCATCTCTGTCGTTCTGGTGGAACACGGTCCAGGCCTGACGGTTTCGCGTGATCTGCCCAAATTGGGTTACAAGGGCGTGGAGAGCTGCGAGCTGTCCTTCGACGGCTACCGCATCAGCAAGTCGGCGATTCTGGGCGGCACTCCCGGAAAGGGATTCGCCCAGATGATGAAAGGCTTGGAAACCGGACGTATTCAGGTTGCCGCGCGTGCGCTCGGTGTGGCCACGGCCGCCCTGCAGGACGCGCTCGCCTATGCGCAGCAACGGGAGAGTTTCGGCAAGCCGATCTGGAAACACCAGTCGGTGGGCAACTATCTGGCGGATATGGCCACCAAGCTCACTGCGGCTCGCCAACTCACCCTTCATGCCGCCGAGCGTTACGACCGGGGTGAGCGCTGCGATATGGAGGCCGGCATGGCCAAGCTCTTCTCCTCGGAGGTGGCCATGGAGATCGCGCTGGACGCGGTGCGGATCCACGGCGGCTACGGCTACTCCACTGAGTTCGACGTGGAACGCTACTTCCGCGATGCACCCTTGATGATCGTCGGTGAGGGCACCAACGAGATCCAGCGCAACGTGATCGCCGCTCAACTCGTCGCACGCGGCGGGATCTGA